The following DNA comes from Pseudophryne corroboree isolate aPseCor3 chromosome 8, aPseCor3.hap2, whole genome shotgun sequence.
atggccaaggagctgtcatctctggtcagagacctgcaaccaaaacaggtgtcggtgcatcattgcacgcgaatcctggaaaagatggtagcttctttcgaagcaattcccttcggcaggttccatgcaaggaattttcagtgggacctgttagacaagtgaggatcgcatcttcagatgcatcggctgatcaccctgtccccgagggccagggtgtctctgctgtggtggctgcagagtgctcatcttctcgagggccgcagattcggcattcaggactgggtcctggtgaccacggatgcaagcctccgaggttggggagcagtcactcagggaagaaacttccaaggacaatggtcgagtcaggagacttccctacacataaatattctggacctaagggccatttacaatgccctaaggcaagcagaacccctgcttcaaaaccagccggtgctgattcagtcagacaacatcacggctgtcgcccatgtaaaccgacaaggcggcacaagaagcaggatggcgttggcagaagccacaaggattctccgatgggcggagtatcatgggctaacactgtcagcagtgttcattccgggggtggaaaactaggaagcagacttcctcagcaggcacgacctccacccgggagagtggggacttcatccagaagtcttcacgcagattgtgaaccgttggaaacggccacaggtggacatgatggcgtcccgcctcaacaaaaagctaaaaaagtattgcgccaggtcaagagactctcaggcgatagctgtggccgcactagtgacacagtgggtgtaccagtcggtttatgtgttccctcctcttcctctcatacccaaggtactgaggatagtaagtaagagcggagtaagaactatactcgtagttccggattggccaagaagaacttggtacccagaactacaagaaatgatctcggaggacccatggcctctgtctctcagacaggacctgttactgcaggggccctgtctgttccaagacttaccgcggctgcgtttgaaggcttggcggttgaacgccgggtcctaacggaaaagggcgttccagattaagtgattcctacgctgttaaaggctaggaaagacgctgcctgaagttcagacgttgttaagggagtgctgcatattcagcccccttttgtgcctccagtggcaccttgggatctcaacgtagtgttggatttcctaaaatcacattgtttcgagccacttcagaacgtggagttgaagtatctcacgtggaaagtggtcatatatatttggccttggcttcggctaggcgtgtgtcagaattggcggctttgtcatgtgaaagcccttatctgatcttccatagggacagggcagaattgaggattcgtccccaatttctccctaaggtggtatcagcgtttcattgaaccaacctattgtggtgcctgcggctactcgggatttggaggcctccaagttgctggatgtagtccgggccctggaaatctatgtttccaggacggctagagtcagaaatactgactcgctatttatcctgcatgcacccacaagctgggtgctcctgcttctaagcagactattgctcgctggatctgtagcacgattcaacttgcacattctgcggttggactgccgcatcctaaatcagtaaaagcccattccacgaggaagggggctcttgggcggctgcccaaggggtctcggcattacaactttgccgagctgctacctggtcggggtcaaacacgtttgcaaaattctacaagtatgataccctggctgaggaggaccttgagtttgctcatgcggtgctgcagagtcatccgcactctcccgcccgtttgggagctttggtataatccccatggtccttacggagtacccagcatccactaggacgtcagagaaaataagaatttactcaccggtaattctatttctcgtagtccgtagtggatgctgggagcccgtcccaagtgcggattttctgcaatacttgtatatagttattgcttaactaaagggttattgttatgagccatctgttcagtgaggctcagttgttattcatactgttaactgggtatagttatcacgagttgtacggtgtgattggtgtggctggtatgagtcttaccctggaatccaaatcctttccttgtagtgtcagctcttccgggcacagtttccctaactgaggtctggaggaggggcatagagggaggagccagtgcacaccagatagtacctaatctttcttaaagagtgcccagtctcctgcggagcccgtctattccccatggtccttacggagtacccagcatccactacggactacgagaaatagaattaccggtgagtaaattcttatttttacacattacggcagacagcgtccccttttttacacattacggcaggcagcgtctccctttttacacattacggcagacaacgtcccccttttacacgttacagcagacagcTGAAGCTGGACACAGGTGGGCGGGCGGGCGGCGGCgtcttcaagttcagaggaagttgcggaACACAGGTGGGCGGGTGGCGGCAGCTTTAGCAGGACACGGTTGTGTCCAGGCGGGCGGACGGAGCCTTCAGAGGGACACTGGCGGGCGGCGCCgccgtcagcgggacacaggcggcgccaccttcagcagtctgggctcggagctagcaggtgtgatgcccgATAGTGCgctctcagtgcatttgcgctgtgggcaaggcaccatcggcacacacctagttacggctctggtactagccagtctgctcctagctgtcatttttcaaacacagcatctaTCCAATGGTTGTGTATGTTTCTGTGCATGTGATTCGCTAGGAGTGGTCTCATAGATTAATTATCTGATGCGTTTCTTTACAGCTTACATGCATTTCATCAGATGTGTAACTATAGGTATATGTtccaagcatttaaaaaaaaaaaaaaaaattcttgtctATTCCTACTAAAACTTCTGGCGCTACTCACCTGGGTCACCGGCTGAAGGTTTCACAAAGTAGAATTAATGCTCAGATGTGAAGTCCCATAGGGCAAtgacattttttggattttttttgtcTATATGTAATTGTATACAGTCGTGCTAGAATTTTAGAATGTTCTAAATTACTGCGTAAATGTGACCGTAACTATGTCCAGATCTGAGACAGTCGTAAAAATATGTAAAGAGAACCAGTGAAATAAAACTCaaaagtatataactttttcatttttttttatgtatCAAAATGATCCAACATTacgtttctgtactggaaaaagtatGTGAGCCTCTAGgattcaggggtctatgtactaagccttggatggaggtaaagtggacagagataaagtaccagccaatcagctcctaactgccatgtcacaggctgtgtttgaaaactgtcaggagctgattggctggtactttatctccatataaggcttagtaaatagacccctcagtgcctGGAGTGATTCCTTGAGCAGCAATGACTTAAATTCAACGTTTAATTGATGATCAGTCAGACATCGGGTTTGGGGAATTTTGTCCCATTCCTCCTTCCATGACTCTTCCAATGCATAGATGTTGGTGGCTTTCTGGCATGAAAACCCTGTTCTGTTGCAACCGTTCTTTTCTAGACTGACTCGTGTTTAGGGTCGTTGTCTTGTTACAAgccccatcttctgttgagcttcagttCACAGCAGACACCTTAACATTCTCCTGCCGGTACAATCCAGAATTCATAGCTCCATCAATGAAGACAAGTCATCCCGGTCACATTGCAGCAAATCAATCCCAAACCAAAATACCGCCACCACCGTGTCTCATGGTTGGGATGAGGTTCATATGTTGGAGTAAAGTGTTTGATTTTCTCCAaacaacatttttcttttaagccaGAAAGTTCTATTTTAGACTCATCTGTCCACAGAACATTCTTTCAGTGGTCTTCTGACTCATCCAGGAGGTATATGGGCAGCAATGTCCATCTGGGAGAGTGATGGCTTCCTCTCAGCTATCCCCCCACGCACACTATTTTTGTTCAGTCTTTGCCTGATGGAGAACTCATGAACACGGACATTGCCCAGTGCGAGAGAGGCCTGTAGGTCCTTCCATATTACCCTGGGGCTCTTTGTGACCTCCTGGTATATTATATGTTGTGCAACCATTATTATTATCGTTTATTTATGAGGTGCCGCAAGGGTTCCACCCCATAAATATACACACTGTTTATGGATACCCTGTTTATGGTAATCATTGCACTTCGATAACAATAACTAGGCAACTAGCGCTGGTTGATCCTGTACCCCAGATAATGGGCATAGCAGACTGGTACAGAGCCACCAGTTGCAAAAGGAATGTCAGAGGGAGGAGATTATGGCAGTCGGCAGGAAAAGGATTGTACACAAGGGAGAAGGACCCTGCTTGTGTGTGCTGCCAATCTATAAAGGGAGGGGCAGTCAGACATCGATCACGTAGAGGTGAGAGTCTTTGTGCAGGGACAAAACCATGTGCTTTAGTTCTCCTCATTTGTTCACTGTGAGGCTGCAATTAAGAGTTCAGCTAGGACACGCCCACTTATCTGTAAGAACCAGATTTAATGGAGTGCGCGATTCTGAATCTGCCTTAAGAATTATTGCGGCTTTAAATCGCCAACCGCAAGTGTCCGCCCGCAGCTCGTAGACCAAAGGTTCCCAAAAGCAGCTCTCAAGGCTCCCTAACAGTCAGGTTTTAGTATATCCatgattggccacaggtgacttaattagcagctcagtcaatttgatttaaccatctgtgctgagccattgatgtacttaaaaaacctGGACCGTTTGAGTGCCCTGAGGACTGTGTTTGTGAACCTCTGTCACAGACTATTACATTTGCCCCAAAGAGTGAGCCCAAGCCACCTCACAAAAAGACAGATCGAAACACTCATAATGGACAATCAGGATATCTTCCAGGATCATTCTGTTTCTGTAACCCAAAAGCAGAAAGAGTCTATGCCAATCTGTAGTTATTTGGTTGAATATCATAAGTGATTCACATAGTTATGGCCAGCCAGTCTTAAAGTGGTCATTCTGGTATCCCTTTGCAACCTGCTCTGACCCCTCTACCTCTTGTTCCAATCAGGACCTTCAGGACAGATACAGTATACCCAACGCACATAAAAAGCTATTATTTTGCCCATTTTCAGAGTTCCAGCTGCGTTCAGGATGTGTCCCGAACGCTAACAGTAGGTCCATGGCTCAGACACTTACGTCCTGCTTACGCCTATGTCTGTACCATTTATTTTCCTGATAATTCTTTATTTGTGTATACGAGTCACTAATTTCACAACTCTCTTTCCCCCTCAGGTGCTTCCCCACTCTTTCTGCTTTACCATGGACACCGCTGGCCCTCTCATCCATGTGGACTTTCCAGACGTGGCCAGTTCTCTCCTTGAGAGTCTCAACCAGCAGCGCGTTGAAGGAAAGCTCTGTGACGTGTCCATCCACGCTCAAGGCCGGGTTTTCCGAGCCCATCGTGCGGTGCTGGCTGCCTCCTCCCCATATTTCCATGACCAGGTGCTACTGAAAGGAATGAGCTGCGTGGCCTTGCCTGGCGTGGTAGATCCAGGGGCATTTGAGGCCGTGCTGTGTGCCGCCTACACTGGGCGCCTGACCATGCTTGCTGACGAGATTGTCAATTACCTGACGGTGGGCAGCGTGCTCCAGATGTGGCACGTCGTGGACAAGTGCTCTGAGCTTCTGAAGGAGTCTCGAGGTAGCAGCAGCAGCTCCGTCAGCGGAgagggagcagggagcagcagtgGCCCCACCCCGCAGAGACCTCACTCCGGGAGAGCCAGCGAGAACCAGTCACCAAGCAGTAGCAACTACTTCAGTCCACGCGAGGCTCCACCAGAATCCTGTGctgagaggagcaggaggaggaGTGACGTCGCTAGCGAGGCCGCAGAAGAGGTCAGTGGGGAAGAAGATCAAAGTGGAGGTGAGGTCTCTGTTGCCAGCTTCTCCAGCTACAGGCGGCCCAGCATCGTGCCACAGAGACACTGGGTGTACGTGAAAAAGGAGCGACCTCACCAGGGTCACCAGGGTCTGTTGCTAACATGTGAAGGTGAGGAGGAAGAGGACGATGAAGAGCTTGAGGAAGACGAAGAGAAAGATCAGTTGAGTATTAGTGACGTCCGCACTCTCAATGCCCCGGAGGAACAGGTGAATTTCTGTGAGCCTTCGGACGGCATGCCTTACGAGGAAGGATCAGGCAGTAGCTCAGGTTACCCGCAGGGTCCCCCTCTCTTGCCTCTGGACATGCAAGGAAATCAGCTGCTGGTGTTGCCCTCGGGACATGGAGCAGCTGGTCAGGGCGGGTCAGGGACGAGCCAGGGGGAAGGTGGCAAAATATTCCTGTGCCACTGCGGGAAAGCGTTCTCGCACAAGAGCATGCGTGATCGTCACGTCAATATGCATCTCAACTTACGACCCTTCGACTGCCCTGTGTGCGGGAAAAAGTTCAAGATGAAGCACCACCTGACGGAGCACATGAAGACGCATACTGGAGTGAAACCGTACGAATGTGAAGTATGCGCCAAGAAGTTTATGTGGAGAGACAGCTTCATGAGGCACCGCGGCCATTGCGAGAGGCGGCACAGGGCGGTAGCGGGAGGAGGAGCTGGGCAGGGGATTAGTGAGGCACCGTCTGTGTAACACAGGCTTGGGGCAGAGAGTGGAGGCAGTGGGGTGGGTAACCTGAGTATGAGATAGAGGAGGGGTGCGGGACCCTTACTTCCTGCTGCATGAACTTATGGAACCCTAGCAGATACAGGAACAGAGGTGGTGGGTAAGAAACAGGAGGTGGCTCCAGGTATCTGTGACCTCATTAGACTCTCAGAATGTTGCACTTGGGGATGAAAAACAGAGACCAAAGGGAGGAGATGTTTCCTTACTCATCTCTTTTACTTCTGTGCAATGATTGCCTCCTTCCATCACTAAACAGCAATATAATATCCCCCTCTTGATACATGTTGAAGATCCATTTTCTTTTGGCCTCTTAGACCTTCCTTCCCACCAAGACACAAACCACCCCTCTCTGTTATAACTTTAACTCTTGAATTTTTTGCACCACTGCATAGATGACGGAATGCCCCCCCTTGCGCCTCACGTACTGTAATGCCCCACACTTTCACCGAACGTGTATTTATATGATGTTGGCCAGAAGCGATCCAGTCCCTGTATTATGATGGGAATGAGGTACTTTGCCACACGTTGGGACAGAAACATTACTATTGTACAGTATTTTCAGTTTGTAAACAAGATGTGCACACTACAACTCTCCTAAACCCCCGAACCCACTGATTCCACACCCTTCATGTGCGTTGTCCTTTTATTTGCAGGCATGGACATGTGTTACTAAAAACTGTCGAGTGGGAAGAAGGAAAGGTTGGTAGATGACTTCAATGAATGTTCTTTGTTAGTCACTTTTAAATGGGTGTTTTTCATTTCGTTTACAGTATATCCCTTAGTTGGTTGCTTCAGATT
Coding sequences within:
- the ZBTB22 gene encoding zinc finger and BTB domain-containing protein 22, with the protein product MDTAGPLIHVDFPDVASSLLESLNQQRVEGKLCDVSIHAQGRVFRAHRAVLAASSPYFHDQVLLKGMSCVALPGVVDPGAFEAVLCAAYTGRLTMLADEIVNYLTVGSVLQMWHVVDKCSELLKESRGSSSSSVSGEGAGSSSGPTPQRPHSGRASENQSPSSSNYFSPREAPPESCAERSRRRSDVASEAAEEVSGEEDQSGGEVSVASFSSYRRPSIVPQRHWVYVKKERPHQGHQGLLLTCEGEEEEDDEELEEDEEKDQLSISDVRTLNAPEEQVNFCEPSDGMPYEEGSGSSSGYPQGPPLLPLDMQGNQLLVLPSGHGAAGQGGSGTSQGEGGKIFLCHCGKAFSHKSMRDRHVNMHLNLRPFDCPVCGKKFKMKHHLTEHMKTHTGVKPYECEVCAKKFMWRDSFMRHRGHCERRHRAVAGGGAGQGISEAPSV